The Alicyclobacillus vulcanalis genome has a window encoding:
- a CDS encoding alpha-glucuronidase family glycosyl hydrolase, whose amino-acid sequence MSHERDLDYDAWLQETPLRGLACPPPLRALVVFGSPSEPVLETAAAEWTRAVQAAFGERPVRLQPSLDAYPDAPFVAMGLVPELPLGLRELAAKALEAAVSDDAYAIVSTGGNIAVVAHTPAGLLYGAFHLIRRLRLGQPLHEPCVSSPHNALRMLDHWDNADGTIERGYAGQSLFYRGGQIDFDERRVADYARLLASIGINAIAINNVNVHPIETRFLTEAYLPGIARLADIFRRYGIRLFLSINFASPVDLGDLPTADPLDARVEAWWRAAADRIYRHIPDFGGFLVKADSEFRPGPFTYGRDHKDGANMLARALAPHGGLVIWRAFVYNCLMDWRDRRSDRARAAYDHFVPLDGLFLDNVLIQIKHGPIDFQVREPVSPLFGGLRSTNVMLELQITQEYTGQQRDVCYLAPMWKQVLDFDTHARGEGSTVAEIARGALFGRPHGGMAGVANVGDSPNWTGHSLAQANLYAFGRLAWDPSLDPAEIAREWAQLTYGDEADVVRTVEAILMASWPAYEAYTAPLGVGFMVNPGHHDGPNPEGYEYSKWGTYHYADWRGIGVDRTMATGTGFTGQYHEPVRSLYEHLETCPDELLLFFHHVPYTHALHSGKTVIQHIYDTHFDGVEAVAWMIEAWRRLAGRIDPVRFERVLARLLDQYDRAVEWRDVINTYFYRKCGIPDDRGRLIYP is encoded by the coding sequence ATGTCCCACGAGCGCGATCTCGACTACGACGCTTGGCTTCAGGAGACGCCCCTTCGAGGGCTCGCCTGTCCGCCGCCTTTGCGCGCCTTGGTGGTCTTCGGTTCGCCCAGTGAGCCGGTCCTTGAAACGGCCGCCGCCGAGTGGACCCGCGCGGTGCAAGCGGCCTTCGGCGAAAGGCCTGTGAGGCTGCAGCCGAGCCTCGATGCCTATCCTGACGCGCCTTTTGTCGCCATGGGCCTTGTGCCCGAACTGCCGCTCGGCCTTCGCGAACTTGCGGCCAAGGCGCTCGAAGCCGCAGTGTCTGACGACGCGTATGCCATCGTGTCCACAGGCGGCAACATCGCTGTCGTCGCGCACACGCCGGCAGGCCTCTTGTACGGCGCCTTCCACCTGATCCGCCGCCTGCGGCTTGGCCAGCCCCTGCACGAGCCGTGCGTCTCATCCCCGCACAACGCCCTGCGCATGCTCGATCACTGGGACAATGCGGATGGCACCATCGAGCGCGGCTACGCCGGGCAGTCGCTCTTTTACCGCGGGGGCCAAATCGATTTTGACGAGCGGCGCGTCGCGGACTATGCCAGGCTGCTCGCTTCCATCGGCATCAACGCCATCGCCATCAACAATGTCAACGTGCACCCCATCGAAACGCGCTTCCTCACGGAGGCGTATCTGCCCGGCATCGCGCGCTTGGCCGACATCTTTCGCCGGTATGGCATCCGGCTGTTCCTCAGCATCAACTTCGCGAGCCCGGTCGATCTCGGCGACCTGCCCACGGCCGATCCGCTCGATGCGCGCGTCGAAGCCTGGTGGCGCGCGGCCGCGGACCGCATCTACCGGCACATCCCGGACTTCGGGGGCTTTCTCGTGAAGGCCGACTCCGAGTTTCGCCCCGGGCCGTTCACCTACGGGCGCGATCACAAAGACGGCGCCAACATGCTGGCGAGGGCGCTTGCGCCGCACGGCGGGCTCGTCATCTGGCGGGCGTTCGTGTACAACTGCCTGATGGACTGGCGAGACAGGCGTTCCGACCGTGCCCGCGCCGCCTACGATCACTTCGTGCCGCTGGATGGCCTGTTTCTCGACAACGTCCTGATTCAAATCAAGCATGGGCCCATCGACTTTCAGGTGAGAGAGCCCGTCTCCCCGCTTTTCGGCGGGCTCCGCTCGACCAACGTGATGCTCGAGCTTCAGATCACGCAGGAGTACACGGGTCAGCAGCGCGACGTCTGTTACCTCGCGCCCATGTGGAAACAGGTGCTCGATTTTGACACCCACGCGCGCGGGGAGGGCTCCACCGTCGCCGAGATCGCCCGCGGGGCGCTGTTCGGGCGGCCGCACGGCGGGATGGCCGGCGTCGCGAACGTGGGCGACAGCCCGAACTGGACGGGCCACTCGCTCGCGCAGGCCAACCTGTACGCGTTCGGCCGGCTCGCCTGGGACCCATCGCTCGATCCGGCCGAGATCGCCCGGGAATGGGCGCAGCTCACGTACGGCGACGAGGCGGACGTCGTCCGGACGGTGGAGGCCATCCTGATGGCGTCGTGGCCCGCGTACGAGGCGTACACGGCGCCGCTTGGCGTGGGATTCATGGTCAACCCGGGCCACCACGACGGGCCGAATCCAGAAGGGTACGAGTACTCGAAGTGGGGCACGTATCACTACGCCGATTGGCGCGGCATCGGGGTGGATCGGACGATGGCGACGGGGACGGGCTTCACGGGTCAGTATCATGAGCCGGTGCGAAGCCTGTACGAGCATTTGGAGACCTGCCCGGACGAACTCCTGCTGTTCTTCCACCACGTGCCCTACACACACGCCTTGCACTCGGGGAAGACGGTCATCCAACACATCTACGACACGCACTTCGACGGCGTGGAGGCGGTGGCGTGGATGATCGAGGCATGGCGCCGGCTCGCGGGCCGGATCGACCCGGTTCGCTTCGAGCGCGTGCTCGCGCGGCTTCTGGACCAGTACGATCGCGCCGTCGAGTGGCGCGACGTGATCAACACGTATTTTTATCGAAAGTGTGGCATTCCGGACGATCGCGGCCGGCTCATCTATCCGTGA
- a CDS encoding DUF2306 domain-containing protein codes for MALRKAGGGMAVAPSETKHRRGWFAWVFACAAAGYIAFMAVQSFVTDPGDVSFLAHKTGLHRHLSHTAWLVALHVHIASAFVAILAGALNFAWTRARWHLGAHRAVGYAYLAGVLGVDGTSGYLAPEATGGEVATVAFNVLNVYWLVAAFFVYWMARQRRPDAHRRWVVRSYVFLDTNLLNRGFTWLGVHALALPFPRAYAAAVCLSILLNVALGEGLARALYPCTSARRA; via the coding sequence ATGGCATTGAGGAAGGCCGGCGGAGGGATGGCAGTGGCGCCGTCTGAGACGAAACATCGGCGTGGGTGGTTTGCATGGGTGTTTGCATGCGCCGCCGCGGGGTACATCGCCTTCATGGCGGTGCAGAGCTTCGTGACAGACCCGGGGGACGTGTCGTTTCTCGCGCACAAGACGGGGCTTCACCGCCACCTGTCGCACACCGCGTGGCTCGTGGCCTTGCACGTTCACATCGCGAGCGCGTTTGTCGCCATTCTGGCGGGCGCGCTCAATTTCGCCTGGACGCGGGCCAGGTGGCACCTGGGTGCCCATCGCGCCGTGGGCTACGCGTATCTGGCGGGCGTGCTCGGCGTGGACGGCACGAGCGGGTACCTGGCACCGGAGGCGACAGGCGGCGAAGTGGCCACGGTGGCGTTTAACGTGCTGAACGTGTACTGGCTCGTGGCTGCGTTTTTCGTGTATTGGATGGCCAGGCAGAGGCGCCCCGACGCCCACCGGCGCTGGGTGGTGAGGAGTTATGTGTTTCTCGACACGAATCTGCTGAACCGCGGGTTCACATGGTTGGGCGTGCACGCGCTCGCGCTGCCCTTCCCGCGCGCGTACGCTGCGGCCGTGTGCCTGAGCATCCTGCTGAACGTCGCGCTGGGCGAAGGGCTCGCCCGCGCCCTGTACCCTTGTACGTCGGCGCGCCGGGCGTGA
- a CDS encoding SDR family NAD(P)-dependent oxidoreductase, whose amino-acid sequence MESMRLLNKVALVTGGGRGIGAAIARRFAQEGADICLVSRTEAELLGQAEWISRETGRQALPCVCDVSNPSDVERAVAAAEAQFGRIDILVNAAGISVAAPSTELSYERWKACLNINLDGTFLFCQAVGRGMIARGQGGKIINITSIVAHAGIPERATYAASKGGVRQLTQALAVEWAKHNIQVNAISPGFIMTEIVRDYIRRGIHKPEKLVARIPAGRMGEVDDIAGPAVFLASSDSDYVTGTILVADGGFLANGYV is encoded by the coding sequence ATGGAATCGATGCGTCTCTTGAACAAGGTGGCGCTCGTCACCGGCGGCGGCCGCGGCATCGGTGCGGCCATTGCGCGCAGGTTCGCCCAGGAGGGCGCGGACATCTGTCTCGTGAGCCGGACGGAGGCCGAGCTGTTGGGCCAGGCCGAATGGATCTCCAGAGAGACCGGGCGCCAGGCGCTGCCTTGCGTGTGCGATGTGTCAAACCCGTCCGATGTGGAGCGGGCTGTTGCGGCCGCTGAGGCCCAATTTGGCCGGATCGACATCCTGGTCAATGCCGCGGGCATTTCGGTGGCGGCGCCGTCGACAGAACTTTCCTACGAGCGGTGGAAGGCGTGCCTGAACATCAACTTGGACGGCACATTCTTGTTCTGCCAGGCTGTGGGCCGCGGGATGATTGCGCGCGGACAGGGCGGCAAGATCATCAACATCACGTCCATCGTGGCCCACGCGGGCATTCCCGAACGGGCGACGTACGCGGCGAGCAAGGGCGGTGTCCGCCAGTTGACGCAGGCGCTGGCCGTCGAGTGGGCGAAGCACAACATCCAGGTGAACGCCATCAGCCCGGGCTTCATCATGACGGAAATCGTGCGGGATTACATTCGCCGGGGCATTCACAAGCCCGAAAAGCTTGTCGCGCGCATTCCGGCGGGCCGCATGGGGGAGGTCGACGATATCGCGGGCCCGGCGGTGTTTCTGGCGTCCAGCGACTCGGATTACGTGACCGGCACAATTCTCGTCGCCGACGGCGGCTTTCTCGCGAATGGTTACGTGTGA
- a CDS encoding S53 family peptidase, with the protein MGLWKRLALGVPAALSMLAVGVPVMSADTVEAAPLANPSTENAQDMGPASGSQTVTASIILRVQNPTALQNYIQETETPGSPLYHKFLTTAQFAQQYAPSAATLQQIEQELQGYGLQVVNVDADHLDMQVQGTVQQFDNAFNTVIDLFKANGHIFRAPKKPPQIPVALLTNVLAVVGLDTAQAAQSLTVKTPNVAGVPSPKVVLPQGGSTATGTPGSYTVGDTANRYDINPLYQKGITGKGETIGIVTLSSFNPQDAYTYWQGIGLKVAPNRIQMVNVDGGGQMDDGSVETTLDVEQSGGLAPDANVVVYDAPNTDQGFIDAFYQAVSDNQADSLSVSWGQPEIDYLPQMNQGQSYVDELLAFTQAFMEAAAQGISMYAAAGDSGAYDTARDFPPSDGFTTPLSVDFPASDPYITAAGGTTVPFTAKFSLGTVNITQEQPWSWQYLQNLGYQGLFSVGTGGGVSVIFPRPWYQLGVGGMQNSAANQAFTDSQGVLYGSPFTYNLPSNYAGRNLPDISMDADPETGYLVYWSAGGGWIAGYGGTSFVAPQLNGITALIDQEVHGRVGFLNPLLYTLLTQGVQGGAQPFHDITTGNNWYWNAVPGYDPASGVGTPDVANLAQDIASLR; encoded by the coding sequence ATGGGCTTGTGGAAACGGCTGGCGCTCGGCGTGCCTGCGGCACTTAGCATGCTCGCGGTTGGGGTGCCTGTGATGAGCGCGGACACCGTGGAGGCTGCGCCGCTTGCGAATCCTTCAACGGAAAATGCGCAGGATATGGGGCCGGCGAGTGGGAGCCAGACGGTGACGGCATCCATCATTTTGCGTGTGCAGAATCCGACGGCGCTGCAGAACTACATTCAAGAGACGGAGACACCGGGCAGTCCGCTGTACCATAAGTTCTTGACGACGGCGCAGTTCGCTCAGCAGTACGCGCCTTCGGCGGCGACCCTTCAGCAGATTGAGCAGGAGCTTCAGGGCTATGGGCTCCAGGTCGTGAATGTCGACGCGGATCACCTGGACATGCAGGTTCAGGGCACAGTTCAGCAGTTTGACAACGCGTTCAACACCGTGATCGACCTGTTTAAGGCAAACGGGCACATCTTCCGCGCGCCGAAGAAGCCGCCGCAGATCCCGGTGGCGCTTCTCACCAACGTGCTCGCCGTGGTGGGACTCGATACGGCACAGGCGGCGCAGTCGCTCACGGTGAAGACGCCGAACGTCGCGGGTGTGCCTTCGCCCAAGGTGGTGCTTCCGCAGGGAGGCAGCACGGCGACGGGCACGCCAGGGAGCTACACGGTTGGGGATACGGCGAATCGCTACGACATCAACCCACTCTATCAGAAGGGTATCACGGGCAAGGGCGAGACCATCGGCATTGTGACGCTGTCGAGCTTTAATCCGCAGGATGCCTACACCTACTGGCAGGGCATTGGGCTGAAGGTGGCTCCAAACCGCATCCAGATGGTGAATGTGGACGGCGGTGGCCAGATGGATGATGGATCGGTCGAGACGACGCTGGACGTGGAACAGTCGGGCGGTTTGGCGCCGGACGCCAACGTCGTGGTGTACGACGCGCCGAATACGGATCAGGGCTTCATCGATGCGTTCTACCAGGCGGTCTCGGACAACCAGGCGGATTCCCTCTCGGTGAGCTGGGGACAGCCTGAAATCGATTACCTGCCGCAGATGAACCAAGGCCAGTCGTATGTGGATGAGCTCCTCGCCTTCACCCAGGCGTTCATGGAGGCGGCGGCTCAGGGCATTTCCATGTACGCGGCCGCGGGGGATTCAGGCGCCTACGACACGGCGCGCGACTTCCCGCCCTCCGATGGCTTCACCACGCCGCTCAGCGTGGACTTTCCCGCCTCCGACCCGTACATCACGGCTGCGGGAGGCACGACGGTACCGTTCACCGCAAAGTTCTCGCTCGGCACGGTCAACATCACGCAGGAGCAGCCCTGGTCGTGGCAATACCTTCAAAACCTCGGCTACCAAGGGCTCTTCTCCGTGGGCACAGGCGGTGGCGTGAGCGTCATCTTCCCGCGCCCGTGGTATCAGCTCGGCGTGGGCGGCATGCAAAATAGCGCGGCCAATCAGGCCTTCACCGACTCGCAGGGCGTTTTGTACGGATCGCCCTTCACGTACAACCTGCCGAGCAATTACGCGGGCCGGAATCTGCCGGACATCTCCATGGATGCTGATCCGGAGACGGGCTATCTGGTCTACTGGAGCGCGGGCGGTGGCTGGATTGCGGGCTACGGCGGGACGAGCTTCGTGGCGCCGCAGTTGAACGGTATCACGGCGCTCATTGATCAGGAGGTCCATGGGCGAGTGGGCTTCCTCAATCCGCTGCTGTACACCCTGTTGACGCAAGGGGTCCAAGGTGGGGCGCAGCCGTTCCACGACATCACGACGGGGAACAACTGGTATTGGAATGCGGTGCCTGGTTACGATCCGGCCTCGGGCGTGGGCACGCCGGACGTCGCGAACTTGGCGCAGGACATCGCATCGCTGAGATAA
- the mctP gene encoding monocarboxylate uptake permease MctP: MQINWTAFSIFIIFFLFVAVLGFVAARWRRGDLSHLEEWGLAGRRFGTLITWFLVGGDLYTAYTFIAVPGLMYGKGALGFYAVPYTTVVYPIFLLILPRFWSVARAKGYVTASDFVQGRYGDRLLSFAVALTGIVATIPYIALQLTGMQAVITAMGIPGSWPLIIAFIILALFAYTSGLRAPAMIAIVKDLMIYITIIVAVILIPIKLGGFGHIFHASAAALAKHHPPGSIALSPKLYATYGTLALGSALALFLYPHAVTGVFSASSRRVVKRNMALLPAYSFALGIIALLGYMALAAGVHTKSSSEAVPLLFLKEFPTWFAGFGFAAIGIGALVPAAIMSIASANLFTRNIYKAFFVRNASNEHEARVAKIVSLIIILLALVFILGFPQQYAISMQQVGGILILQTLPTVVFGLFTRWFHRRGLFLGWLVGIVLGILMWASTGYQSTSYTVGGVTAYAGIWALIVNIVVALVLSGIFQAMGLSNGEDETTPADYRVDAEASV, translated from the coding sequence GTGCAAATCAACTGGACTGCGTTCTCTATTTTTATTATTTTCTTTCTCTTTGTCGCCGTCCTCGGCTTCGTCGCGGCGAGGTGGCGGCGAGGTGATCTCTCCCACCTGGAAGAGTGGGGCCTCGCGGGGCGCCGGTTCGGCACGCTCATCACGTGGTTCCTGGTGGGTGGAGACTTGTACACCGCCTACACGTTCATCGCTGTGCCAGGGCTCATGTACGGGAAAGGCGCGCTCGGCTTTTACGCCGTTCCCTACACCACCGTCGTCTACCCCATCTTCCTGCTGATTCTGCCCAGGTTTTGGTCCGTGGCACGGGCGAAGGGGTACGTCACGGCATCGGACTTCGTCCAGGGCCGCTACGGAGATCGCCTGTTGTCGTTTGCCGTGGCGCTCACGGGCATCGTGGCGACCATCCCCTATATCGCCCTGCAGCTGACGGGCATGCAGGCGGTCATCACCGCCATGGGCATTCCGGGCAGCTGGCCTCTTATCATCGCGTTTATCATCCTGGCGCTGTTCGCCTACACGAGCGGCCTGCGCGCGCCCGCGATGATCGCCATCGTGAAAGACCTCATGATTTACATCACGATTATCGTGGCGGTCATTCTCATTCCCATTAAGCTGGGTGGTTTCGGGCATATCTTCCATGCGTCTGCCGCAGCGCTCGCGAAGCACCACCCGCCGGGATCCATCGCGCTGTCGCCGAAGCTGTACGCCACCTACGGCACGCTCGCGCTCGGCTCCGCACTCGCGCTGTTCCTCTACCCGCACGCGGTCACAGGCGTGTTCAGCGCTTCCAGCCGCCGCGTGGTGAAGCGGAACATGGCGCTCTTGCCGGCCTACTCGTTTGCGCTTGGCATCATCGCGCTGCTCGGCTACATGGCGCTCGCCGCAGGCGTTCACACGAAGTCGTCCAGCGAGGCCGTGCCACTCTTGTTCCTGAAGGAGTTTCCGACGTGGTTTGCGGGCTTTGGCTTTGCGGCCATCGGCATCGGCGCGCTGGTCCCTGCGGCCATCATGTCGATCGCGTCCGCCAACCTGTTTACGCGCAACATCTACAAGGCGTTCTTCGTGCGCAATGCGTCGAACGAGCACGAGGCGCGCGTGGCGAAGATCGTCTCGCTCATCATCATCCTGCTGGCGCTGGTGTTCATCCTCGGATTCCCGCAGCAGTACGCCATCAGCATGCAGCAGGTGGGCGGCATCCTCATCCTGCAGACCCTGCCCACCGTGGTGTTTGGCCTGTTCACGCGCTGGTTCCATCGGCGCGGGCTGTTCCTCGGCTGGCTCGTCGGCATCGTGCTCGGCATCCTCATGTGGGCGAGCACGGGCTATCAATCCACGAGCTACACCGTGGGCGGCGTGACCGCCTATGCCGGCATCTGGGCGCTCATCGTCAACATCGTCGTCGCACTCGTCCTCAGCGGCATCTTCCAGGCGATGGGGTTGTCGAACGGCGAGGACGAGACCACGCCAGCCGACTACCGGGTGGACGCCGAGGCGTCGGTCTGA
- a CDS encoding GntR family transcriptional regulator: protein MALIAGVTYGVAKKTLGEQAYEAIREEILSLRLHPGQTVYESDFTRMLNMSRTPIREAVRALAMERLIEVLPQRGMKVALISEKQVEETRFVRESLELAVIRRVTEEAAHDEGMRARLEQELAHSLREQQAAADAGDAMRFMQADDAFHQIFLQAFENETLSAIVAQMRGHLNRVRMLSLFEPERMKRLVGEHEQVARAVLAGRPEQAVDAMHHHLSKLMDDLPRIKAHHAAFFGP, encoded by the coding sequence GTGGCGTTGATCGCTGGTGTGACCTATGGAGTGGCCAAGAAGACGCTCGGCGAGCAGGCGTATGAGGCCATTCGCGAAGAAATTCTGTCCCTTCGACTGCATCCGGGGCAGACCGTGTACGAGTCCGACTTCACAAGGATGCTCAACATGAGCCGGACGCCCATTCGCGAGGCTGTGCGCGCGCTTGCCATGGAGCGGCTGATCGAGGTGCTTCCGCAGCGCGGCATGAAGGTGGCGCTCATTTCCGAGAAACAGGTCGAGGAGACCCGGTTCGTGCGCGAAAGCCTGGAGCTGGCCGTCATTCGCCGCGTGACAGAGGAGGCGGCGCACGACGAGGGCATGCGAGCGCGCTTGGAACAGGAACTCGCCCATTCGCTTCGCGAACAGCAGGCCGCCGCTGACGCGGGCGACGCGATGCGCTTCATGCAGGCGGACGACGCGTTTCATCAAATCTTCCTGCAGGCGTTCGAGAACGAGACGCTCTCTGCGATTGTGGCGCAAATGCGCGGCCATCTGAACCGCGTGCGGATGCTCTCGCTGTTTGAGCCGGAGCGCATGAAGCGGCTGGTCGGGGAGCACGAGCAGGTCGCGCGCGCGGTTCTGGCCGGCCGTCCGGAACAAGCCGTCGACGCGATGCACCATCACCTTTCCAAGCTGATGGACGATCTCCCGCGCATCAAGGCGCATCACGCGGCTTTCTTTGGCCCCTAA